The Quercus robur chromosome 3, dhQueRobu3.1, whole genome shotgun sequence DNA segment CATCTTTTGTAGGgaataaaattaaactaaagaTATGTGATTTTAGATTTtgtgtgaaaatattttgatacgcaaaatgataaaactcaataaaatcctattattagtagagtataaaataataaatatcagaatatatattaactattaaattaaCATTTAATGTTATGAGACAAGAGATACCTTAGTTTGCCACACCTCAAAAAACGCATCTTTAGCTCACTTCATCTCACCTAATTAAAGATAACATTAAGTTGTAAGAACTATCACGTTCTCATGGAAAAGTGTTCGTCACCCCAGGAACTATTAACTTTAAAACCCTTCCTTCAAATATTAAGGGTCTATTTGAATAtagctgaaaattgaaaactaaaaattgaaaatattatagcaaaataatttttaaatgtgtaaatagtaccatgagacccatttttaatatatattttttaataaagtggttgtgggtccgtgaacaatGCATGAATAGTGCACAATGTCTCATGCACAGTGTAATCCACATGCATGAACAGTGTGGGTTACTGTTCATgtgctaaaataaaaataaaaaatgaagaaggctgaaaCGCAGACACAAAACGCTCTATGTTTCAACTATCCAAACCACACCTAAATgtgtgtttgaataccacttattttgctgaaaactgaaaatttattactgaaaacactgtagcaaattttttttattgctacaAATTACTGTTCACCCATTTTTAACACTTGgctggtccatgaacagtgccatggactagccaaaaaaaaaaaaaaacgcaaagaAACAAATGCAAACGAAACTATTGGAAACAAATGCACCCTAAGAAAGATATGAAAAACAACTTCAATGATGGATCCAaataagaagaattaaaaaCTTGCAAATATAactgttttgaaatttttgttttggtccAACAAAGACGAGTGTTGCCTAAGATACCTTTTTGTTGGTGATGGGGCGACACCATGCCACCTactatatataacaaaaaatactgtaacaaactGGGGaaataaggattttttttttttttttttttttcaaaaagaccaaaaaaaaaagaaagcacaaTTGTATTCTATTAGCAAGCAACAACAATAACACGAACACGTCCCAATAGAAAATCATCTTAAAGTGAtccaatcaaaaatcaaaaggaaacaAGAATAAAACCAATCAAGAATTAAAGTGAGACAAAAAGGCCTCGAGCCATTGATGGAATATATATTTGTTGGGGCACATATTCGGCATAAGAAAATGCTTAATAGCTAGAGCGATCCTACTGGGCACTTATAGTCTATATTTGGATCCCAGCTCAACTGAGAGTGACACATTTGAGTTTATCCACTCTCAACTGTTTATATTCTACACCGGCTGCCtgatatatattaataataaaatcaaaatcctcGTTTCCATAGTTCATACTTGATAGGTCATAACCTACATCGATCATAGGTTTTTTCATCACCTATTTAGGTCATAACCTAAATCAAAACCCTTCATAACCTATATATGAAGGGTTTTACTAATGTATGTacattaataaatcattttagaacatcttttatgaaaaaaatgaaaaagtgactaactttttaacagtttttttcaattcttaatataaattttttttctaaaatcgATAGTTAATGTATTTCTTAAGGGCAAACATTAACTAgaccaatataaaaaaataaacagtgACCAAATTTGTTGCACGCAAATAATTTTACATAGTTTTATACACACTTCAAATAGAAACTAGGATTATGATTTCAAGTCATGAATCACGATTTCATTTGCTTTTAAAAATGTTTGTCAAATTGTAGAAAATAATTTGCTTGTAGTAAACACTCATCAAATTTCAATAAACAAGGGGCCCTTGATTGAATGCACTAGGTGAAGATATACATGTCACTAGTAATTCTTATAACaaccattttttatttgaatgatAAGATAAAGTAACGTCCACTTTGGAAAACAACAAACAAGTAAATAAGGGTAGGGCATCCTAGCTCCCCAAGTTGGTAGATAACTAAATATTAGTATAAACTAAAATCTTGTTGAGTTAGTAGAAACTCTAACACTAAATTGTTGAATAAAGACTAAACAAGAGagcttttatttaaaacttgacTCTTTAAATTACAACACTTTACAAGTACTAATGCTTGACTCCTATACACTGACACTAGTGCACTACAAACATGGCACTTACTCACCAAATGCACTTGCACACACCTCACTTCTAGACACCTACACACACTAGCTCTTGACTCTATTTCACTCTACACACTTGCTACCTATGGCACACACTTCACCACCTCATACAACTTCACACATCTCTCATTTGGTGCTTTATGACACACTTAACTTCACAAGTCTCTCACTCACCTCATTACATCTATTTATACCAGATGTATGTTGGTTAGGAAACCAACTTGAAGCTTCtagctttttcctttttatcgACATTAAATTAATGCATTTCTCTAACCTTCTAGACACCTTATAAATTTGTGGTTGAAATTCACTAGTGTAGGGAAGCttctaaagaaaatatgaaaactaTTTTAGAGATAATTCCGGAAGAGAGCAAGAGAGAAATGTCCGGCATTAGAGAAAAATTtctagaaagagagagagactgtgtGAGAAGTTCTAGAAGTTTCTAGAGATATCTCATAGAGAAATCCGGAAAGAGCATCACGGAAAAATTTCCGGAATGCAAGAGAATTTTctagagaatgagagagaggcgGTGCTTGATTTTAACAAGTCTCAAATTAATGATCCCAAAGACCTCGACACTAACaataattaatgaaaatgaAGGAACCAATTAATCTTGAAGCAAAAGTCCAAGTCACACGAATTCTAATAAATGCCTCAAATTATTAAGATACAAACCCAAACATTGACAATGATATTAGGACAATCCGGTCTCACCGACACTAAGCATTGATAATTGAAAAACACAACTTGTAATCAAAACAACTCATTTGCAGCCAGTTTAGAAGAGAACCTTCTTCTCCAACTTTGACTTTACTTTCATTGATTTACTTAATTTGAGTTTAGTTTACACTAAGGTAACAGATATAATATAAAAtgcttttttaataaatcattttagaaatattttgatatttcttttataaaaaatatagaaagtcatcaaataatttaatttttttaatttaattttaatttattataaaaaaattttaacatatttcttaaactttttttttttttgactttctaAACTAATACTTTTAACTGATTGAAAAATACAATGAGTTAATGGATATCTAGAATATTATAAGATCCACAAGCATGAATAATTTTGATGATTATAGCTCTTAGGGAATTTTTAgataaaccattttagaaaaattttgatgcctttttcatgaaaaaaaaaaaaaagttgtaaaaaaaaatcagttttttttttttcataaaaagtttttaaaaatatttcctaaactaATACTCTTAACTCAGTGAAAAATGCAATGAATTAATAGATATCTAGAATATTATAAGATCTGCAAGCATGAATAATTGAAGAACACAACTTGTAACCAGAACAACTCATTTGCAACAAGTTtagagaagaaccttcttttcCAACCTTGACTTTACTTTCATTGATTTACTTTGAGTTTTGTTTACACTAAGGTAATAGATATCTAATGAATATTATAAGATCCGCAAGGTTCTCTTAAGGCATTTtataataaaccattttagaaatattttgatatatcttttgtggaaaatatataaagttgtcagaaaaaaaaaattttaatttttttatttttttataaaatttttctaaaaatatttcccaAACTAATATCCTTATATCTTAAgacatcctttttcttttcccatattataattattaaatgttTTCATAAAAGAGAACACACGCATCGATTCTTTATTGGTTGCGTGCATCTTGCACATATAAATCCAAAATGATTATGTGTGTCTTTCTTTTGAtatttgcatataatttgactttatttttgaaagaggtaaaaaataataaatatatcttATTTTACTGGAtaataaaatcattaatttgTAATCAAcgatattattttgaatttgtttgtaTGATATTGACTCCATTGCACGAATTTGATCCATTTCCAAAGATTTGGAAGGTTCTTCCTGGTCATCAATGCGGTTTTGAAGGTTGTTCTTGGTCAATGATCTGCTAAGCCGAATTTGGTCGTAGAACGAAAGCGTGAGCTGGAATTCTTTTTAAGTGGCTCGGTGTGGATTAATTAGGCTTTGGCTACAAGGTAGCAATTTGAAGTGtaccaaaactccaaaaaaatcATTGCCTCTGTCACCAAAAAGTGATAGATTTGTCAACGATTAGCCTTAAAAATATTGACTCGTTCTGTGCTTGGTGATTTGGTTGGAAAGTGTTAGGTTATTTTGGCTTAATCAGCAAGTATTTTACATCCTTAAGTCCTAAGGGATTTGAGTAGCACAATTAACAATAGTGTTTGTTCATAACTTTCaagaattcttaaaaaatttcacatgaATAGCGGGAATTATAATTCTCACATAGATTATGTTATATGTTATAAATCTTAGGATAATTAGTTAATCAAATATGAAATGATAATTCTATTTTatctatcaaaaacaaaaaacaaaaagttattaggCGTAGCCTAGTGATTGGAGACTTGGAATGTGTTGTAACCTGGTCATTCCTAGATTTGCTTCCTACTTAGAGTTTTCCCAGATTACTTAAAACCGGGGTATATCTATGATTTACTCTCCAAGAAGAGCTTGCCTTGGTTTCACAtcatcaaaaaaaggaaaaaaaaaattatatcatactcaaacaaaaaattactaaCTAATTGGTATATAGTATACTCAACAAGTTAACTTGGCACTGAACTCAACTATCACAAAGAGAAATCTATCATGTTTTAGCTACATGTATTCACCCTCTTACATGAGGTTAAATGAATGTCCCACAAGTATGGGGTCCAACTACATCATCAATTGAtgttaaatttaaattcaactttgcacttctttttatttttatttttttataagacatGAGACCAACTATTAATTGGAATTAGGTTTAGAAAATAAAGGTTATTTTATCAATATCCAAGGTTTTTTTaaacacataaaatattatCAATAATGGCCAAAAATTATTAACTTGTTTAATTCTTATAAATTTAAACTTCCAAGAATCtataaatttcaagatttaaaaTTCTCATCATTTGAGCcggctacttttttttttctttgaaaaaaaacaGGCTAGAGAGTTTGATAATCAAGCTTCTAGAAAACTGTAATgcattttgaaattaaattgaaatgGGAAGATATAAAATAATCTGTAAACATGAggtgtaaataaataaataaatatatatatatatatatatatataataaatctgTCAATGAATAATTGGTCTAAAGACACCTTCCttcaaaaataatatgaattttgagTCAGAATTAGAATCTAGACAACAATGAATGACCATCCCATTATATTTATCAAGCAGTCGGAATAGACCATGGATTCAAATTATTCAATACTGGTTGATGGTCGAGCTACAGAGGGAACATATTTACAGATACATATTCAATACCATATCCGTCCGTGCCAACTTGCCAAAATGTCAACACGAAAAATATATCTCTGCAATTATTTTGCGATGCTCCTGTGATTTGTCCAGCGACTCCATCCACTGCCACCCGTACTTCAATATTACCAATGGCATCATTTACTGAGATTCAGATCAGTTGCCATACCTAGGgtattaaaagaaatttaaaaagttaaagttaaaaaagtaaaaaatgtaaaaaaatttgtgagtgAAAGTGGGTGAATTGCATCAGGAATAAGGTATTGCACTTGATCTCATTCCCATTTATTGTAGTAGTTCGCAATAACAAGTATTATTGCACTTCAAAATTATTTCTCTTACTATAAGACGCTTAACTAGCCAACATTTGAGCTCGACACTATCCAAACTTTTTCAGTTCACCTCAACATTAACCACTAGTCCAATTATTGTTTTGAGCAGTCTTTGGATATCAAACAAACCTCCCAATAAAGTAATTTTAACATGGCTAATTTCCACTTTTGTAATCATTTTTGCTTCTTACTAATGGGATGCCCTAATTTGTTACAAATTTTCGCTTTTGCCAGTGATCCAATCATATGAATAATTGGAATTATTACATGAGTACAAACTTCCTTGTGGATATTTTTGCTTCGGAACATAACAATTAGAATTAGAGAGTTGCGATCCAAGGTAAAATTTGTTCATGATCATAGGATCCTATTCTATAAGATAGTATGAAGAAGAAATCTTGTAACAAAGAGGATTCTTAACCTAGTTTAACTTATCGGTTGAAACGGTGACATTGTTCTCAATGATGACAAGCCAACAACCTTAATTGTGGTGGTAGTTGAAGTCATTTTTGGCATGATTTCATGGAGATATGTGCATTTTGATGTGTGTGGAAGTTTTGGGATATAGTAACAAATGATCAATTAGAGATGCTATTTATTTTAGAGTCTGATTAACAAATGCTCTAATAAATCCAATGTAATCAAGTTAGTCTTTATAGGTAGTTGAATCAATTTCAGTCAAAAATCTAGATTTTAGTCAATTTTCTTATCTTTATGCTAGTTTCCAATACAGGTGAAAGTGAAACATAATCAATGTTTCCTTAACAAATGTCTCaagtagggctgtccacggATTAGGTCAGATCAGGTTTGGGACTGACCCACACTTGACCTAATTGAATCAGGTGAATGGAAATTTGACCCACGGCCAATCGAATGTTTGGGTTGAACTCGTTGGCATAGGTCATCGGTTGAGCGGGTTGGACTTGTCAGGTGATTTTGGGTCTAAAGCTCAATAATGTAGAAATCATAACCAAACCAAAACCCTAAATCTAAGAGACtaaaatgaaaccaaaaaacaaatcaaaacccaaacaaaaaaacccagatcTATGAGACAAACGAAACCAAAAATGAgaccaaaacaaaaccaaaaacccagaTCTATGAGATTAAAATGAAAAGGACAGAGAAGACTAAAttgacaccaccaccaccaccaccactcccTCCCTCACCACCACCAAAAGATCagtacaaatatttttttttaaacacttttTTACTAACCCACAGCAGATTGCACAGGATCAGAGTCTCAAGAAAAGATTTCAAGTAGATCAAAGACTTGTGAAGTTTGAGAATCAAGTCAGTCAACTTAGGATGAAGGGTGCAACAGCGGCAATCGGGCCATCTAGGCGATTTTGGTAGTAAGGACTAAGAACGCTAGGGTTAGGGAGGGTTACGGGCGACAATAGCCCCCAACTTGGCAGCGGTGACAGGAAGGAggctagggttagggttagggatttgagagagagagagagagagagaattttctgAAACTAAAAGAACCcatgtgatttaaaaaaaaaaaaaaaaaaatctaggcaATCAGGTTGATTCATACGGGTTTTTAATACCTTAACCCGTTACCCGAACTGAATAATCGGTTTTTGTTAGAGAAAGACCCAGTCCAACCACTAGGCTTCGAGTCAGTCGAACCCGGTCGGTTTTGGTGGGTCATTGAACTGCTGGACAACCCTAGTCTTAGGGCACCCCTTAACATAAGTCTTTCTTTTATAACATTATGATTCTAAGACTTCTATAATCTAAGGTCTCCATGTTTGATATAGGCACAattttaaatgagaaaaaaatagattaaaatttaATTCAGTATGTGAGATTTTATACTAATATATAAATCtagcatgaaaaaaaaaaaattcaatcaatcaatagcatatatatttttcttatgcATTATCCACTACCATTTTCatacttgaatttatttttaaattcaataaattatatatgatttgaaaaataaaaaacttaaatacagtactgtgggtacctaaggcatgcttggcaacgtcctaggcatTCAAGCAACGTTCTTGGCTGTCCTCGGCATGCTtgcaacgtccttggccgacctcggcatgctttgcaacctAGACGTCCCACATCGAAggaaaccccccccccccccactttctgccttataagctgtgaagtaaagggagtagtgtaccaccaaACATCTCTGTGATCATAAGAAGcttggtggtacactactccctttgcttcacagcttataaggcaTAAAGTGGGGAGGAGGGGTTTCCTTCGATGTGGGATGCCTaggttgcaaagcatgccgaggtcggccaaggacgttgcaaagcatgccaagAACGTTGCAAAACATGCCAAGGACGGCCAAGGACGTTGCTTGAatgcctaggacgttgccaagcatgccttaggtacccacaagTATTTAGGTGCTATATCTTAAGTTCTCCActtaagattcagccatgtgattttttgtttttcatgggatgaaagtgtatttCTAATTAAGTACAATCATATAGttgaattttaagaagaaaatctaAATAACAACacttaagtactgtacctaagttttgcctatttaaaaattatataaaaattttgaagattttgtcattaaaaatttatttgagctattaaataattattcaatacaTGAACTATTGTACAGTGGTCAAATCACAAAATCTAAAACCACTCATTTTCTCACTTGAATCATGTGTGTTGATCCAATCTTTCAAACCAATCAACCAAATAGTATCTTCATCGAGAGGGATTGAacattgaatttgtaaaaaggTCTCTGTTCCAAATTGTGACCAAAAAATTAGGCAAGGCCGCCTTCCATATTTGATATTTGTAGATGTGAGTCATGTGACAAATTGACAATAGATGATAATGAGCTTTTAcgcacatgttttttttttcctcttggtTCGTTTTATGTCTAATCCCTAACCAACCTCCGAGTAGTTTCTAATTGTATTTTGACACAAATGCCCCCCTTATCTCCTTCTACCTCTTAACAGTCTATGATTATGAGTCAGTGAACAATGACATTCCTATGAACTTCCTACATGTTCTCCTAATCCAAAACAAAATGTATCTTTCCATGCAAGTCACAAACTCCATTACTTGCATATAATAGTTAGCCCTTACATCACCCCACTAGTCATCAAGCTTGTCATCCAAGTCACAACTCACGAGTTCCATTAGCTTAGCTTAGTGACCCAATaactttttgtaattatttcaataattattGATGATGCGGCAAATTGTAGTGTAAAGTAGGTCATCTCTGTTATTCGAAAAAATACATTATCACAATTTATTTCACAATTTCTTAACCACAAATTTGATGAAGCAGAATgtaaaaaatgatgaatttatgtATAAGTGATAAACAATTACTCACAGTCtatcatatcaatttttttacaaaaagttgtgaaaataatTTGTGGTACTAGAATGATTCTTGTTACTCACGTTGTTTCTATTAGTATAATCACATTGACAAGAATCACAACATATCTATATCCTCAAGAATTATAAGTAAgattataataaagaaaaattgtttttctaaacttgttggaaaagaaaattacattcACACTCACACTGACAATTCTCACGTTCTAtgacacaaacaaaaaatccttaCATCACCCATGAGCTATATCCATCTCAATGTTTGAATCTGAAATCCGATTGGCtaacatgaaaaacaaaatactttttctGACCCTTGAAACATTCATTgaacttaattaaattaaaaaataaaataaaataaaaaaaacctcattGAACTTGACCCCCAAGCCCAAGTCAAACCCACCCACCCTTCTTCCTTCAAATAGTGATCTATCAGCCCCAACTTTTAAGCCCTTCGACGTCACCAAATACATAATGCAGTAATAATGAGTAACCCccaaacaaataatttatatttttttattattaaaaaaatctaaatccaaACTCATCATCGCACACGTAGCTAAATCATATTGCGaacaaaatttctaattttattttatttttaaattttctaaaatccAAACGAATATCTAACACGTGTcgatgcatttaaaaaaaaaatatcaccgTGCGAGTGTGTAGTGTGAACACGTGTCTCCTAGGCACCGAGCCATAAAAGCTCCAAAACAACAAACAGCAATAAAAACGACCGTCAAAAAAGTAACGCATGTCCTCGATGTTTCGTTAAGCTCGTCAAAAAAGCAACTAACgcgtctctctctcttctcttcgcTTCGCTTTATTAACTTTCCTCAGATACTTCCtcagcaaacaaaaaaaagtaataacaataataatataaaatccccagttcacacataaaaagaCTTCGTACTTGTCTTCCATTTCCAACCTTCACCAACCATCTCTTTTATTAAAACCCTCCCAACCAATTCCTTAACAGCTCTTATAAATAACATCCTCGTCTTTCATTTTTACCTCATTGATTTCAAAAtacaaaaggaagaaaaaaaaatggttgaggGTTCGGTTTTATCGTTGTCTCCTAGTTTTCAATTGTACTCTGATGTCGCCGCCGCTAAGGGTGGCGGAGATTTTAACAAGCTCGGCGTTTTTGAGGTGCCGGAAAATGAAGTAAGCTTCATACCCGATATTTCGGATGAGAATGAGAAGAAGCAGCCGAaacttgaagatgaagaagagaaagaacacgtagaagaagaagaagaagaaaatgaagaagaggaagagttCTCGTTTTCTTGTACGAATCCTGATGGGTCGCCGATATCGGCGGACGATGTTTTCGTTAACGGTCAGATCCGGCCGATATTTCCGATATTTAACCGAGATCTTTTGTTCGGTGGCGGTTACGACGGAGATTTGAAGTCTAAGGTCGATTCTTTGAGTCTCCGGCCACCGTTGAGGAAGCTGTTTGTGGAGGAGCGAGATGGGTCGGAATCGGCTTCGGAATCCGACGAGCTTGAAAGTGTCCCAGCCGACACGTACTGTGAGTGGTCCGGCGCCGCCTCCGGCGGAGGAAAGGCGGTGGAGGCTTCGCCGGAGCTTTGCAAGAAGAGTAACTCTACTGGGTTCTCTAAGCTATGGAGGTTCAGAGATTTGGTTCATCGAAGCAACAGCGATGGCAAAGACGCGTTCGTTTTTCTCAACcattcttctccttcttcttcttcgtcggCTGCGAACGACAAGTCGCGTAACGAAACGGCTAAGAAAAACGACAAGAAAGTCGAGCAAAACGACAAGAAGCCGCCCGTGGTGGTGGCGgtgaaggaagaaa contains these protein-coding regions:
- the LOC126718502 gene encoding uncharacterized protein LOC126718502 produces the protein MVEGSVLSLSPSFQLYSDVAAAKGGGDFNKLGVFEVPENEVSFIPDISDENEKKQPKLEDEEEKEHVEEEEEENEEEEEFSFSCTNPDGSPISADDVFVNGQIRPIFPIFNRDLLFGGGYDGDLKSKVDSLSLRPPLRKLFVEERDGSESASESDELESVPADTYCEWSGAASGGGKAVEASPELCKKSNSTGFSKLWRFRDLVHRSNSDGKDAFVFLNHSSPSSSSSAANDKSRNETAKKNDKKVEQNDKKPPVVVAVKEEKTKEKAKGKVKTASLSAHEKHYVSSRAKREGDKRKSYLPYRQDLVGFFTNVNGLSRNVHPF